A single Dechloromonas denitrificans DNA region contains:
- a CDS encoding TIGR00730 family Rossman fold protein, with product MQRICVFCGSNPGHNPLYRSEAEKLGRLLAARGIELVYGGGNVGLMGAVADACLAAGGAAIGVIPEALMGKEVAGRHVEHRALTRLEVVDSMHTRKARMAELADGFIALPGGFGTFEEFCEILTWGQLGFHVKPMGLLNVNGFYDPLLALFDHAVGEGFLREQNRAMALADTDIGRLLDQMASYRPEPVSKWLKSSYEL from the coding sequence ATGCAACGAATCTGCGTCTTCTGCGGCTCCAACCCCGGCCACAACCCGCTATACCGTAGCGAGGCTGAAAAGCTCGGCCGGCTGCTCGCGGCGCGCGGCATCGAACTGGTCTATGGCGGCGGCAATGTCGGCCTCATGGGTGCCGTCGCCGATGCCTGCCTGGCGGCCGGCGGCGCGGCCATCGGCGTCATTCCGGAAGCGCTGATGGGCAAGGAAGTGGCCGGTCGCCATGTCGAGCACCGGGCGCTGACCCGCCTCGAAGTAGTCGATTCGATGCATACCCGCAAGGCGCGGATGGCCGAACTGGCCGACGGCTTCATCGCCCTGCCCGGCGGTTTCGGGACATTCGAGGAATTCTGCGAAATCCTGACCTGGGGCCAGCTCGGGTTCCACGTGAAACCGATGGGCCTGCTCAACGTCAATGGCTTTTACGACCCGCTGCTCGCACTGTTCGACCATGCCGTCGGCGAAGGTTTCCTGCGCGAGCAGAACCGGGCGATGGCACTGGCCGACACCGACATCGGGCGCCTGCTCGACCAGATGGCGAGCT
- a CDS encoding 2-hydroxychromene-2-carboxylate isomerase — translation MPDSGTAPIEFYFDFSSPYGYLMSEKIDALAARHGRKVRWHPVLLGVIFQAVGSRPPADGVSSKGKYIERDFHRSARFMEIPYNPPSRFPLPTQNAARAYYWLHGQDCGLARQFAHAVYRAFFVDDRDISSPDTVLDIAAGLGIDRGELGSALQSPEIKARLKDECDKALAIGVFGSPHVIIDGEAFFGADRLPQIEQWLASGGF, via the coding sequence ATGCCTGATTCCGGCACCGCGCCCATCGAGTTCTACTTCGATTTTTCCAGCCCCTACGGCTACCTGATGAGCGAGAAGATCGATGCCCTCGCCGCCCGGCATGGCCGCAAGGTCAGATGGCACCCGGTCCTGCTCGGCGTCATTTTCCAGGCCGTCGGCTCGCGGCCGCCGGCCGATGGGGTGAGCAGCAAGGGCAAATACATTGAGCGGGATTTCCACCGCTCCGCCCGCTTCATGGAAATCCCCTACAACCCGCCGAGCCGCTTCCCGCTGCCGACGCAGAATGCCGCCCGCGCCTATTACTGGCTGCACGGCCAGGACTGCGGACTGGCCCGGCAATTTGCCCATGCCGTCTACCGCGCCTTCTTCGTCGACGACCGCGACATTTCCTCGCCCGACACCGTGCTCGACATCGCTGCCGGTCTGGGCATCGACCGTGGCGAACTGGGTTCTGCGCTGCAAAGCCCGGAAATCAAGGCCCGCCTCAAGGATGAATGCGACAAGGCATTGGCCATCGGCGTCTTCGGCTCGCCGCACGTGATCATCGACGGCGAAGCTTTCTTTGGCGCCGACCGCCTGCCGCAGATCGAGCAATGGCTGGCCAGCGGTGGCTTCTGA
- a CDS encoding acyl-CoA dehydrogenase — MILTQEQEMIRDSMRSFAQERLAPFAADWDKNHTFPAEALKELGELGAMGMVVPEEWDGAGMDYMSLVLTLEEIAAGDGATSTIVSVQNSLACGITMKYGTDAQKEEWLKPLARGAKLGCFCLTEPHTGSDAAAITTKADRDGDHFVLNGVKQFITTGKHAHMAIVFAVTDKAAGKKGISCFLIPTATPGFIVGRTEDKMGQHASDTVQIILENCRVPASALLGKEGEGYKIALSNLEAGRIGIAAQSIGMARAAFEAAIRYAKERVTFGVPIIDHQAVNFKLADMNTLLDAARLMVWRAAQLKDAGKPCLKEASMAKMFASEAAEKIASDAIQIHGGVGYTSDFPVERIYRDVRICQIYEGANDIQRLVIGRSIAAE, encoded by the coding sequence ATGATTCTCACGCAAGAACAGGAAATGATCCGCGACTCGATGCGCAGTTTCGCGCAGGAGCGCCTCGCCCCCTTCGCCGCCGACTGGGACAAGAACCACACCTTCCCGGCCGAAGCGCTGAAGGAACTCGGCGAACTCGGCGCCATGGGCATGGTCGTGCCCGAGGAATGGGACGGTGCCGGCATGGACTACATGTCGCTGGTCCTGACCCTGGAAGAAATCGCTGCCGGCGACGGCGCCACGTCGACCATCGTCTCGGTACAGAACTCGCTGGCCTGCGGCATCACGATGAAATACGGCACCGACGCGCAGAAGGAAGAATGGCTGAAGCCGCTCGCCCGCGGCGCGAAACTCGGTTGCTTCTGCCTGACCGAACCGCACACCGGTTCCGACGCCGCCGCCATCACCACCAAGGCCGACCGTGACGGCGACCATTTCGTGCTGAACGGCGTCAAGCAATTCATCACCACCGGCAAGCATGCCCACATGGCCATCGTCTTTGCCGTCACCGACAAGGCGGCGGGCAAGAAGGGCATTTCCTGCTTCCTGATCCCGACCGCGACGCCGGGCTTCATCGTCGGCCGTACCGAAGACAAGATGGGCCAGCACGCCTCCGATACCGTGCAGATCATCCTGGAAAACTGCCGTGTGCCGGCCTCGGCCCTGCTCGGCAAGGAAGGCGAAGGCTACAAGATCGCCCTCTCCAACCTCGAAGCCGGCCGCATCGGCATCGCCGCCCAGAGCATCGGCATGGCCCGCGCCGCTTTCGAAGCCGCCATCCGCTACGCCAAGGAACGCGTCACCTTCGGCGTGCCGATCATCGACCACCAGGCGGTCAACTTCAAACTGGCCGACATGAACACCCTGCTCGACGCCGCCCGCCTGATGGTCTGGCGCGCCGCCCAGTTGAAGGATGCCGGCAAGCCCTGCCTGAAGGAAGCCTCGATGGCCAAGATGTTCGCCTCCGAAGCCGCCGAGAAGATTGCTTCGGACGCCATCCAGATCCACGGCGGCGTCGGTTACACCAGCGATTTCCCGGTCGAGCGGATCTACCGCGACGTGCGCATCTGCCAGATCTACGAAGGGGCGAACGACATCCAGCGACTGGTCATCGGGCGCAGCATCGCCGCCGAATAA
- a CDS encoding DMT family transporter produces the protein MPQRAGSITYFKLIATMFMWGGTWIAGRVVAQELTAPLAVPAFRFLLAGLVLAGVALASEGRIPRPQTGSEWGIVTGLAVTGIFIYALCFFYGLKYITAGRGALVVALNPVLVALAAWFLGQERMTPRKLAGVIVAMAGCLTVVGNGDPLALLQGAVGTGEWLILGCALCWTAYTFIGRRATKTLSPLAATLWASLLGALLLGVTALLQGGNELAEWSWRVWTSVLFLAIGGTALAFTWFADGVKQLGAARASIFVNLVPVFAVLQAAVLLNEHLGLAVLAGGLLVIAGVWLTSYSKETA, from the coding sequence GTGCCGCAGCGGGCCGGGTCGATTACCTATTTCAAGCTGATCGCGACCATGTTCATGTGGGGTGGAACCTGGATTGCCGGGCGGGTCGTGGCGCAGGAACTGACTGCGCCGCTGGCCGTGCCGGCTTTCCGCTTCCTGCTCGCTGGGCTGGTCCTGGCCGGCGTTGCGCTGGCCAGCGAAGGCCGCATCCCGCGGCCACAGACCGGCAGCGAATGGGGCATCGTCACCGGCCTGGCCGTCACGGGGATTTTCATCTACGCCCTGTGCTTCTTCTACGGCCTGAAATACATCACCGCCGGACGCGGCGCGCTGGTCGTCGCCCTCAACCCGGTCCTTGTCGCACTGGCCGCCTGGTTTCTCGGCCAGGAAAGGATGACGCCGCGCAAGCTGGCCGGTGTCATCGTCGCCATGGCCGGCTGCCTGACCGTGGTCGGTAACGGCGATCCGCTGGCCCTGCTGCAGGGCGCGGTCGGCACCGGCGAGTGGCTGATTCTCGGCTGCGCGCTGTGCTGGACGGCCTACACCTTCATCGGTCGCCGTGCGACAAAAACCTTGTCGCCGCTCGCCGCGACCTTGTGGGCCAGCCTGCTCGGGGCGCTGCTGCTCGGCGTCACGGCGCTGCTGCAGGGCGGCAACGAATTGGCCGAGTGGTCGTGGCGGGTATGGACCAGCGTCCTTTTTCTCGCCATCGGCGGCACCGCCCTCGCCTTCACCTGGTTCGCCGATGGCGTCAAACAGCTGGGGGCGGCGCGGGCTTCGATCTTCGTCAATCTGGTACCGGTCTTTGCCGTGTTGCAAGCGGCGGTACTACTCAATGAACACCTCGGCCTGGCCGTGCTGGCCGGTGGCCTGCTGGTCATCGCCGGGGTCTGGCTAACAAGCTACAGCAAGGAAACAGCATGA
- a CDS encoding acetyl-CoA C-acyltransferase: protein MNDPIVIVSAARTAMGAFQGGFASLTAANLGAVAIKAAVERAGLDANLVEEVLMGCVLQAGQGQAPARQAALQAGLPITAGCATIHKVCGSAMKATMLGHDGILAGSYNVAVVGGMESMTNAPYLLPKARGGYRLGHGQLMDHMFLDGLEDSYGKETRGRLMGTFAEECATTYGFTREAQDEFAVRSTTRAIEASNNGSFAWEIAPVTVAGRKGDVVVDKDEGPFAVNVEKIPTLKPAFRKDGTVTAANSSSISDGAAALVLMRASQAAKLGLQPLARIVGHTTNAGVPALFPSAPVGAMQKLFAKTGWTAESVDLYEINEAFAVVTMAALHDLKLDPAKVNIHGGACALGHPIGASGARIVVTLLGALKKYGLKRGVASLCIGGGEATALAVELL, encoded by the coding sequence ATGAATGATCCGATCGTTATCGTTTCCGCCGCCCGTACCGCGATGGGCGCCTTCCAGGGCGGCTTTGCCAGCCTGACCGCCGCCAACCTCGGCGCCGTCGCCATCAAGGCGGCGGTCGAGCGCGCCGGCCTCGACGCCAACCTGGTCGAAGAAGTGCTGATGGGCTGCGTGCTGCAAGCCGGCCAGGGCCAGGCCCCGGCCCGCCAGGCGGCGCTGCAGGCCGGCCTGCCGATCACCGCCGGCTGCGCCACCATCCACAAGGTCTGCGGCTCGGCGATGAAAGCCACCATGCTCGGCCACGACGGCATCCTCGCCGGTTCGTACAACGTCGCCGTAGTCGGCGGCATGGAGTCGATGACCAACGCCCCCTACCTGCTGCCCAAGGCGCGCGGCGGCTATCGTCTCGGTCACGGCCAGTTGATGGACCACATGTTCCTCGACGGTCTGGAAGACTCCTACGGCAAGGAAACGCGCGGCCGCCTGATGGGCACTTTTGCCGAAGAGTGTGCGACCACTTACGGTTTCACCCGTGAAGCACAGGACGAGTTCGCCGTCCGTTCGACGACTCGCGCGATCGAAGCCAGCAACAACGGTTCCTTCGCCTGGGAAATTGCCCCGGTCACCGTCGCCGGTCGCAAGGGCGATGTCGTCGTCGACAAGGATGAAGGCCCGTTTGCCGTCAATGTCGAAAAAATTCCAACGTTGAAGCCGGCTTTCCGGAAGGATGGCACGGTCACCGCCGCCAACTCCTCGTCGATTTCCGACGGCGCCGCCGCCCTGGTCCTGATGCGCGCCTCGCAAGCCGCCAAGCTCGGACTGCAGCCGCTCGCCCGCATCGTCGGTCACACCACCAATGCCGGCGTGCCGGCGCTGTTCCCGAGCGCCCCGGTCGGCGCCATGCAGAAGCTGTTCGCCAAGACCGGATGGACGGCCGAAAGCGTCGATCTGTATGAAATCAACGAAGCCTTCGCCGTCGTCACCATGGCCGCGCTGCACGACCTCAAGCTCGATCCGGCCAAGGTCAACATCCACGGCGGCGCCTGTGCGCTCGGCCACCCGATCGGCGCCTCCGGCGCCCGCATCGTCGTCACGCTGCTCGGCGCGCTGAAGAAGTACGGCCTGAAGCGCGGCGTTGCCTCGCTGTGCATCGGCGGCGGCGAAGCGACGGCGCTGGCGGTGGAACTGCTGTAA
- the can gene encoding carbonate dehydratase, with product MPATLRTLTANDTDALEDVRQFFRNYAAWLGVDLSYQNFDQEMASLPGAYVAPQGRLFFAEVEGRPAGCVGVRPLPGSDGVCEMKRLYVTPEERGHGVGAKLALAAIKAAKEIGYRKLMIDTLPNMRMAVKLYRELGFTEAPNYYQTPVEGTMFLALDLDNWSEEEIRSENLSHLFDFNRAWASQMREVDPTYFKKLAELQAPEFLWIGCSDSRVPANQIVGLLPGEVFVHRNVANLVMHTDMNCLSVIQYAVDVLKVKHIMVVGHYGCGGVGAALRRDRVGIVDFWLHNVTEVHNKHLAHLNALPEGERHDRLCELNVLEQVVNLCHTPVVKDAWMRGQKLTIHGWVYGLKDGLVHDLGITIDCPEDLLTRYDAALKALEV from the coding sequence ATGCCCGCCACCCTGCGCACTCTCACCGCCAACGATACCGACGCCCTCGAGGACGTCCGCCAGTTCTTCCGCAACTACGCGGCCTGGCTCGGCGTCGACCTGTCCTATCAGAACTTCGATCAGGAAATGGCCTCGCTGCCCGGTGCCTACGTCGCACCGCAGGGCAGGCTATTTTTCGCCGAAGTCGAGGGCCGCCCGGCCGGCTGCGTCGGCGTCCGCCCGCTACCGGGCAGCGATGGCGTCTGCGAAATGAAGCGTCTTTATGTGACGCCCGAGGAACGCGGCCACGGCGTCGGGGCCAAGTTGGCGCTGGCGGCGATCAAGGCGGCCAAGGAAATCGGCTATCGCAAGCTGATGATCGACACCCTACCCAACATGCGGATGGCGGTAAAACTCTACCGCGAACTCGGTTTCACCGAAGCGCCTAACTATTACCAGACGCCGGTCGAAGGCACGATGTTCCTCGCCCTCGACCTCGACAACTGGTCGGAAGAGGAAATCCGCAGCGAGAACCTCTCCCACCTGTTCGACTTCAACCGCGCCTGGGCGAGCCAGATGCGTGAAGTCGACCCGACCTATTTCAAGAAGCTGGCCGAGTTGCAGGCCCCGGAATTCCTGTGGATCGGCTGCTCCGATTCGCGGGTGCCGGCCAACCAGATCGTCGGCCTGCTGCCGGGCGAGGTCTTCGTCCATCGCAACGTCGCCAATCTGGTGATGCATACCGACATGAACTGCCTGTCGGTGATCCAGTACGCCGTCGATGTCCTGAAGGTCAAGCACATCATGGTCGTCGGCCACTACGGCTGCGGCGGCGTCGGGGCCGCACTGCGCCGCGACCGCGTCGGGATCGTCGATTTCTGGCTGCACAACGTCACCGAAGTGCACAACAAGCATCTCGCCCACCTCAATGCCCTGCCCGAGGGCGAACGGCACGACCGGCTGTGCGAGCTGAACGTTCTCGAACAGGTGGTGAACCTGTGCCACACGCCGGTCGTCAAGGATGCCTGGATGCGCGGCCAGAAGCTGACCATCCACGGCTGGGTCTACGGCCTGAAGGACGGCCTGGTGCACGACCTCGGCATCACCATCGATTGCCCGGAAGATTTACTTACCCGTTACGACGCCGCCCTGAAGGCGTTGGAAGTCTGA
- a CDS encoding isovaleryl-CoA dehydrogenase: protein MNIPSLDFALGEDINMLRDAVKAFADAEIAPRAAEIDRANEFPADLWKKFGDMGLLGMTAGEEYGGTNMGYLAHIVALEEISRASASVGLSYGAHSNLCVNQIRRNGSAAQRQKYLPKLISGEHVGALAMSEPNAGSDVVSMKLKAEKKGDRYVLNGSKMWITNGGDADTLVVYAKTDPTAGAKGMTAFIVEKGMQGFTHGSHLDKLGMRGSNTFPLFFDDCEVPEENVLGGIGNGTKVLMSGLDYERAVLCGGPLGIMAACMDVVVPFVHERKQFGQAIGEFQLMQGKVADLYSTWQATRAYVYAVGRACDTTDHSRTLRKDAAGAILYSAEKATWMAGEAIQTLGGVGYTNEYPTGRLWRDAKLYEIGAGTSEIRRMLIGRELFAETA, encoded by the coding sequence ATGAACATTCCCAGCCTCGACTTCGCCCTCGGCGAAGACATCAATATGCTGCGCGATGCGGTGAAAGCCTTCGCCGACGCCGAAATCGCGCCGCGCGCCGCGGAAATCGACCGCGCAAATGAATTCCCGGCCGATCTGTGGAAGAAATTCGGCGACATGGGCCTGCTCGGCATGACCGCCGGCGAGGAGTACGGCGGCACCAACATGGGTTATCTGGCCCATATCGTCGCGCTCGAGGAAATCTCCCGCGCCTCGGCGTCGGTCGGCCTGTCCTATGGCGCCCACTCGAATCTGTGCGTCAACCAGATTCGCCGCAACGGCAGCGCCGCGCAGCGCCAGAAATATCTGCCCAAGCTGATTTCGGGCGAGCATGTCGGCGCACTGGCGATGTCCGAGCCAAACGCCGGCTCCGACGTCGTGTCGATGAAATTGAAAGCCGAGAAAAAAGGCGACCGTTACGTGCTGAACGGTTCCAAGATGTGGATCACCAACGGCGGCGACGCCGACACCCTGGTGGTCTACGCCAAGACCGACCCGACCGCCGGGGCCAAGGGAATGACCGCTTTCATTGTCGAGAAGGGCATGCAAGGTTTTACCCACGGCAGCCACCTCGACAAACTGGGGATGCGCGGCTCCAACACTTTCCCGCTGTTCTTCGACGATTGTGAAGTGCCGGAAGAAAACGTCCTCGGCGGCATCGGCAACGGCACCAAGGTCCTGATGTCCGGCCTCGACTACGAACGCGCCGTGCTATGCGGCGGCCCGCTCGGCATCATGGCGGCGTGCATGGACGTTGTCGTGCCCTTCGTCCATGAACGCAAGCAGTTCGGCCAGGCGATCGGCGAATTCCAGCTGATGCAGGGCAAGGTCGCCGATCTCTATTCGACCTGGCAGGCCACCCGCGCCTATGTCTATGCCGTCGGCCGGGCCTGCGACACGACCGACCATTCGCGCACGCTGCGCAAGGACGCCGCCGGCGCCATCCTTTATTCGGCCGAAAAGGCTACCTGGATGGCTGGCGAGGCGATTCAGACACTGGGCGGCGTCGGCTATACCAACGAGTACCCGACCGGCCGTTTGTGGCGCGATGCGAAGCTTTACGAGATCGGGGCAGGCACCTCCGAAATCCGTAGAATGCTGATCGGTCGCGAACTTTTCGCCGAAACCGCCTAA
- a CDS encoding MerR family transcriptional regulator, which produces MNQPAIIFAISDLAREFGITPRTIRFWEDQGILAPHREGSKRVFTRRDRARLKMALRGKRLGLSLAEIKDLIGMYNSTEDETPQLMECLRVMSKRREALEQQREDIEAMLAEIAQFEEQCQLELARRDAA; this is translated from the coding sequence GTGAACCAGCCGGCCATCATCTTCGCCATTTCCGACCTCGCCCGCGAGTTCGGCATCACGCCGCGCACCATTCGTTTCTGGGAAGATCAGGGCATTCTGGCGCCGCACCGCGAGGGCAGTAAGCGGGTATTCACCCGGCGCGACCGGGCGCGGCTGAAGATGGCCCTGCGCGGTAAACGGCTCGGTCTGTCGCTGGCCGAGATCAAGGACCTGATCGGCATGTACAACTCGACCGAGGACGAGACGCCACAGCTGATGGAATGTCTGCGCGTCATGTCGAAACGGCGGGAGGCCCTGGAACAGCAGCGCGAGGATATCGAAGCCATGCTGGCCGAAATTGCCCAGTTCGAAGAGCAGTGCCAATTGGAGTTGGCTCGCCGGGATGCCGCATAA
- a CDS encoding MBL fold metallo-hydrolase, with product MSLHYPHAVPPSAGELIEVARGVFWLRMPLPFQLNHINLWLLRDGDGWTIVDTGFPDDAVRATWQQIIERLDGPVKRLIVTHFHPDHLGLATWLMELTGAPLWMTSGEFLTAHVVWHEVAGHGARFMVEQFRQHGLDTDHLAKFEKRGSGYRKAVPALPEYYHRLKAGDVATVDGKEWQILIGHGHAPEHMALYCAELDVLISGDMLLPKISTNISVFAATPDANALSWFLDSLDELAGQMPANTLVLPSHGLPFFGVQPRVAALRAHHEERLRALEISCEHAPKSAAELLDVLFQRALDTHQTMFAMGEAIAHLNYLEQAGRLSRSTGSDGVIRFLRLQHQPTAH from the coding sequence ATGTCCCTGCACTACCCGCACGCTGTTCCGCCGTCTGCCGGCGAGTTGATCGAGGTCGCTCGCGGTGTCTTCTGGTTGCGCATGCCGCTGCCGTTTCAGCTCAATCACATCAACCTCTGGCTGCTGCGCGATGGCGATGGGTGGACGATAGTCGATACCGGTTTTCCCGATGACGCGGTGCGGGCGACCTGGCAGCAGATCATCGAACGGCTCGACGGGCCGGTGAAACGCTTGATCGTGACCCACTTCCACCCCGACCACCTTGGTCTGGCGACCTGGTTGATGGAACTGACCGGTGCACCGCTGTGGATGACCAGCGGCGAATTTCTCACTGCTCATGTCGTCTGGCACGAGGTCGCCGGACACGGCGCGCGTTTCATGGTCGAGCAGTTCCGTCAGCACGGGCTGGATACCGATCACCTGGCCAAATTCGAGAAACGCGGTTCGGGCTATCGCAAGGCCGTGCCGGCCTTGCCCGAGTACTATCACCGGCTGAAGGCCGGCGATGTGGCGACCGTCGATGGCAAGGAGTGGCAGATTCTGATTGGCCACGGGCATGCCCCGGAGCATATGGCGCTTTACTGCGCGGAACTTGACGTGTTAATTTCAGGTGACATGCTATTGCCAAAAATTTCCACTAATATCAGTGTGTTCGCGGCAACGCCAGATGCAAACGCCTTGTCGTGGTTTCTCGATTCGCTGGATGAACTGGCTGGTCAAATGCCAGCCAATACCTTGGTGTTACCGTCGCACGGACTGCCGTTTTTTGGCGTACAGCCCCGGGTGGCGGCTTTGCGCGCGCACCATGAAGAACGTCTGCGCGCTCTGGAGATCAGTTGTGAACATGCGCCGAAGAGCGCAGCCGAGTTGCTTGATGTCCTTTTTCAGCGGGCGCTCGATACGCACCAAACGATGTTTGCGATGGGCGAAGCAATTGCTCATCTGAATTACCTTGAACAAGCCGGACGGTTGTCGCGCAGCACAGGCTCCGACGGTGTAATTCGATTCTTGCGGTTGCAGCATCAACCTACCGCGCACTGA
- a CDS encoding PHA/PHB synthase family protein yields MSQQSEEQGLNQPNPAEIAKTYAEVAQRASRLITQFMEKKAKDGVSAPTDELGVAKAFMDLSSRLMANPYKMAQTQMNMMWDYFSLWQNTSMKMLGMPVHNPVATPSKGDKRFKDEEWEQHFLFDFVKQSYLITARHLHDTVAGTDGLDEATQQKVNFFTRQYIDALSPSNFALTNPEVFRETVKSHGQNLIKGLNNLLHDVESGDGQLRIRMTDTSAFEMGKNVATTPGKVIFQNELFQLIQYNPSTPEQNKKPLLIVPPWINKYYVLDLREKNSLVKWATDQGHTTFIISWVNPDERLAKKSFEDYMLDGSLEAINQVCAQTGEDSINVAAYCIGGTLLMSTLAYMTAKKDKRVSSATFFTTMLDFSEPGELSVFLDEGAIEGLEKKMSQRGFLEGSEMAGTFNMLRANDLIWSFVVNNYLMGKDPFPFDLLYWNSDSTRMPAAMHSFYLRNMYLENKLVEPGGITLGGVKIDISKVKTPCYFISTIEDHIAPWKSTYMGARLPSGPTKFVLGGSGHIAGIVNPPAANKYGFWTNEATDGNLPASPEDFLAGATQNAGSWWTHWDKWVTSLPGGAAKVKARKPEDGTLKVIEEAPGSYVKFRLDTQKND; encoded by the coding sequence ATGTCGCAGCAATCCGAAGAACAGGGCCTGAACCAGCCCAATCCGGCTGAAATAGCCAAAACCTATGCCGAGGTCGCCCAGCGCGCTTCGCGCCTGATCACCCAGTTCATGGAAAAGAAGGCCAAGGACGGCGTCAGTGCCCCGACTGACGAACTTGGCGTCGCCAAGGCCTTCATGGACCTCTCGTCGCGTCTGATGGCCAATCCGTACAAGATGGCGCAGACCCAGATGAACATGATGTGGGACTACTTCTCGCTGTGGCAAAACACCTCGATGAAGATGCTCGGGATGCCGGTACATAATCCGGTGGCGACGCCCAGCAAGGGCGACAAGCGGTTCAAGGATGAAGAATGGGAGCAGCATTTCCTGTTCGATTTCGTCAAGCAGTCCTATTTGATCACGGCCCGTCATCTGCATGACACGGTGGCCGGCACCGACGGTCTGGACGAAGCAACCCAGCAGAAGGTCAACTTCTTTACCCGCCAGTACATCGACGCGTTGTCGCCGTCCAACTTCGCGCTGACCAATCCGGAAGTTTTCCGCGAAACGGTCAAGAGCCATGGCCAGAATCTGATCAAGGGTCTGAACAACCTGTTGCATGACGTCGAGTCCGGCGATGGCCAGCTGCGCATCCGGATGACCGACACCTCGGCCTTCGAAATGGGCAAGAATGTCGCGACGACGCCGGGCAAGGTGATTTTCCAGAACGAACTGTTCCAGCTCATCCAGTACAACCCGAGCACGCCGGAACAGAACAAGAAGCCGCTGCTGATCGTGCCGCCCTGGATCAACAAGTACTATGTGCTCGATCTGCGCGAAAAGAACTCCCTGGTCAAATGGGCGACCGATCAAGGGCACACCACCTTCATCATTTCCTGGGTGAATCCCGACGAGCGGCTGGCCAAGAAGTCGTTTGAAGACTACATGCTCGACGGCTCACTCGAGGCCATCAACCAGGTTTGCGCCCAGACCGGCGAAGACAGCATCAACGTCGCCGCCTACTGCATTGGCGGCACCCTGCTGATGTCCACGCTGGCCTACATGACCGCCAAGAAGGACAAGCGCGTCAGTTCCGCCACCTTCTTCACCACCATGCTCGACTTCTCCGAGCCGGGCGAACTCTCGGTCTTCCTCGACGAAGGCGCCATCGAAGGCCTGGAGAAGAAGATGAGCCAGCGCGGCTTCCTCGAAGGTTCGGAAATGGCCGGCACCTTCAACATGCTGCGTGCCAACGACCTGATCTGGTCCTTTGTGGTCAATAACTACCTGATGGGCAAGGATCCGTTCCCGTTCGACCTGCTCTACTGGAATTCCGATTCGACGCGCATGCCGGCCGCGATGCACAGCTTCTACCTGCGCAACATGTATCTCGAGAACAAGCTGGTCGAGCCGGGCGGCATTACGCTGGGCGGCGTCAAGATCGACATCAGCAAGGTCAAGACCCCGTGCTACTTCATCTCGACCATCGAAGACCACATTGCCCCGTGGAAGAGCACCTACATGGGGGCGCGTCTGCCCTCCGGCCCGACCAAGTTCGTCCTGGGTGGCTCCGGCCACATCGCCGGCATCGTCAATCCGCCGGCCGCCAACAAGTACGGCTTCTGGACCAATGAGGCGACCGACGGCAATCTGCCGGCCAGTCCGGAAGATTTCCTGGCTGGCGCGACCCAGAACGCCGGTTCGTGGTGGACGCACTGGGACAAGTGGGTGACCAGCCTGCCGGGCGGCGCGGCCAAGGTCAAGGCCCGCAAGCCGGAAGACGGCACGCTGAAGGTCATCGAAGAGGCGCCGGGCAGCTATGTCAAGTTCCGTCTGGATACCCAGAAGAACGACTGA
- the ubiT gene encoding ubiquinone anaerobic biosynthesis accessory factor UbiT, producing MNPSFTIPKFRLPTFVASLGQRLPQWPHVIVLVAGLNAALKMKLLAEDGLSLLEDKLFRVRINDTGGEASYTYRNGMFRPVFHPDREPDLAFAANLSAYLQLLARQEDPDTLFFNRELEITGDTELGLVVKNMLDAVEWPSLPRLPLTSR from the coding sequence ATGAATCCGAGTTTCACCATCCCGAAATTTCGCCTGCCGACCTTCGTCGCCAGCCTCGGTCAGCGCCTACCGCAATGGCCGCACGTCATCGTGTTGGTCGCCGGGCTGAATGCCGCGCTGAAGATGAAACTGTTGGCGGAAGACGGCTTGAGCCTGCTCGAAGACAAGCTCTTCCGGGTGCGCATCAACGATACCGGCGGCGAGGCTTCATACACCTATAGAAATGGCATGTTCCGGCCGGTTTTCCACCCCGACCGCGAGCCCGACCTCGCCTTTGCCGCAAACCTCTCCGCCTACCTGCAATTGCTCGCCCGCCAGGAGGACCCCGACACGCTGTTCTTCAACCGGGAGTTGGAGATTACTGGCGATACCGAACTGGGACTGGTCGTCAAGAACATGCTCGACGCCGTCGAGTGGCCCAGCCTGCCACGTTTGCCCCTGACCAGCCGCTAA